The proteins below are encoded in one region of Brassica napus cultivar Da-Ae unplaced genomic scaffold, Da-Ae ScsIHWf_521;HRSCAF=783, whole genome shotgun sequence:
- the LOC106442428 gene encoding uncharacterized protein LOC106442428 codes for MTKMEVNSGASTSFWYENWSPLGQLIELTGERGSMDLGIPKTATVEKAVQLYRARGHRFHVLRLICLEITRLKSRGLNHLEDVCLWKRENGEFKEGFFTSQTWNLIRCKSPTVFWSKGIWFTEATPKFSFIAWLAAHNRLATGDRMLRWNPQAISTCWLCNTDIETRDHLFFECPYSKEVWNGTVRSLVGMGRVHQWGSVIRLISNANQGRSINFLMRYCFQVVIYAIWHERNIRRVGERPQPAACVINRLDKIVRNRVTSLRKIVGGKYETTMENIVFVMF; via the coding sequence ATGACGAAGATGGAGGTTAATAGTGGAGCTTCTACTTCCTTTTGGTATGAGAATTGGTCTCCTCTTGGCCAATTGATTGAGTTAACAGGAGAAAGAGGTAGTATGGATCTGGGAATTCCAAAAACTGCCACGGTGGAGAAAGCTGTTCAGCTTTATCGAGCCAGAGGGCATAGATTTCATGTACTGCGTCTGATTTGCCTGGAGATCACTAGACTGAAGAGTCGGGGGCTTAATCATTTGGAGGATGTTTGTCTATGGAAGAGGGAAAATGGGGAGTTCAAAGAAGGCTTTTTTACATCCCAAACTTGGAACCTGATTAGATGTAAGTCTCCAACAGTCTTTTGGTCTAAAGGAATTTGGTTTACTGAGGCTACACCAAAATTCTCTTTTATAGCTTGGCTAGCGGCTCATAACAGACTAGCAACGGGTGATAGAATGCTTCGTTGGAACCCGCAAGCTATCTCCACTTGTTGGCTGTGTAATACGGATATTGAAACAAGGGATCATCTCTTTTTTGAATGTCCCTATTCTAAAGAAGTTTGGAATGGTACGGTGAGGAGTCTGGTAGGCATGGGAAGGGTCCATCAATGGGGCAGTGTAATCCGGTTAATTTCAAATGCTAATCAAGGGAGGAGCATTAATTTTTTGATGAGATACTGCTTTCAAGTGGTGATTTATGCTATCTGGCATGAGAGGAATATCAGGAGAGTAGGGGAGCGTCCTCAACCAGCAGCATGTGTGATTAACCGATTGGACAAAATTGTGAGAAACAGAGTTACTTCACTTCGAAAGATTGTAGGTGGGAAGTATGAGACGACAATGGAGAATATTGTATTTGTTATGTTTTGA